CCACTTTATTACTCCCTGGTCTGCAATAAGGCCTCTTCCTGCTGCGTCCACAATGGTGATGGCAGGTCCCTTCCCTACCTCAATTGCAGAGTCCTTTTTATCAATCCCTGGATAATCTCCTGAAATTGTTGTTTCAGTTATAATGGCAACATCCGGATTCAGGCCAAAAGCAGATACTTTTGCACCTTTTAAGCCGACTTCTTCCTGTACCGTACCCACGGCATGGACCGTAACATTCAGTTCCATTCTCGAGATTTCTTTCATTACCTGAATTACCATTGCTACACCAGCCCTGTCGTCAAAGGCCTTACCTGTTACACGGTTGTTTTCAAGGGCTGCAAATTCTCTGTCAACTGAAATTGGTGAACCGACCTCTACTCCAAGCTTTTCTGCTTCTTCTTTGCTTGTCACTCCAATATCAATAAACATGTCTTCAGCTTTTGGAGGTTTTTTTCTCTCTTCCTCTTTCATTACATGAGGTGGTTTGCATCCCACCACGCCTTTGACAGGTCCGTTAACCGTGTGGACAATCACTCTCTGACTGTGGATAGTGGGATCA
Above is a genomic segment from Methanosalsum zhilinae DSM 4017 containing:
- a CDS encoding M42 family metallopeptidase → MKDLQKLLEKLSNTHGISGYEGNVRTVMEDELREYADEIRTDKMGNLIATSYGSGPSVMIAAHMDEIGLMVKYIDENGFLRFVKIGGWFDPTIHSQRVIVHTVNGPVKGVVGCKPPHVMKEEERKKPPKAEDMFIDIGVTSKEEAEKLGVEVGSPISVDREFAALENNRVTGKAFDDRAGVAMVIQVMKEISRMELNVTVHAVGTVQEEVGLKGAKVSAFGLNPDVAIITETTISGDYPGIDKKDSAIEVGKGPAITIVDAAGRGLIADQGVIKWLKETARQHNIPYQLDVADGGTTDATAIHLTKEGIPSGVVSVPTRYIHSPVEVISMEDLSSCVELVVKAIENIDTYL